A genomic segment from Malaclemys terrapin pileata isolate rMalTer1 chromosome 1, rMalTer1.hap1, whole genome shotgun sequence encodes:
- the LOC128832344 gene encoding olfactory receptor 51G2-like — protein sequence MSAVNDTRFNSAVFLLTGIPGKEDIYLWISIPFSIMYVISIVGNSVILFIIKTDPSLHEPMYIFLSMLAVTDLGLSITTIPTILGIYLFNSREISLNACFAQLFFIHFLAKIESSVLLLMAFDRFIAICNPLRYASILTLPIIAKMTLVFVLRGVTVALPFPFLLKRLRYCRANVLSHSYCLHQDVMKLACSDIKVNTIYGMFTTVFTLGLDSLLIFLSYVMILKTVLSIASHAECLRALNTCVSHLCAVLLFYIPDIGLAVIHRFGNSSSHLFKILLGYVYLLVPPLINPIVYSVKSKHLRARIIRAFVK from the coding sequence atgtcagctgtcaatgacaccagattcaactctgcagtgttccttctcaccGGGATACCGGGGAAGGAAGACATATATCTCTGGATTTCTATCCCCTTCAGCATAATGTATGTTATTTCGatagtaggaaattcagtcattctgttcattataaaaacagatccaagcctccatgagcccatgtacattttcctttccatgttggccgTCACAGACCTTGGCTTATCGATAACCACCATACCGACTATACTGGGCATATACTTGTTTAACTCTAGGGAGATCAGCCTTAATGCCTGTTttgcccagctgttcttcatccacttTCTTGCAAAAATTGAATCCTCTGTGCtcttgttgatggcctttgaccgctttattgcaatctgtaacccactgagaTATGCTTCCATCTTAACCTTGCCGATAATAGCCAAGATGACATTGGTGTTTGTGCTAAGAGGGGTGACCGTAGCATTACCATTCCCCTTTCTGCTGAAACGGTTGCGATACTGTCGagccaatgtcctctcccattcctactgcctgCACCAGGACGTCATGAAGTTGGCTTGTTCAGATATCAAAGTCAACACCATCTATGGCATGTTTACTACAGTCTTCACATTGGGGTTGGACTCGCTGCTCATCTtcctctcttatgtgatgatcctcaaaacagtgctgagcatcGCATCCCACGCGGAGTGCCtcagggccctgaacacctgcgtCTCCCACCTCTGCGCCGTCCTGCTCTTCTACATACCAGACATTGGCCTGGCTGTGATACACAGATTCGGGAATAGCTCTTCTCACTTATTTAAGATTCTCCTGGGCTATGTCTACCTGCTGGTACCCCCCCTGATAAATCCAATTGTGTACAGCGTGAAAAGCAAACATCTTCGTGCGAGGATAATCAGGGCATTTGTCAAGTGA